The Arthrobacter russicus genome has a segment encoding these proteins:
- the mshC gene encoding cysteine--1-D-myo-inosityl 2-amino-2-deoxy-alpha-D-glucopyranoside ligase produces MKSWSTRPRPELPGRLDGLALFDTVEGALLPLPTEGAASLYVCGITPYDATHMGHAATYLAFDLLGRAWRDAGVQVSFVQNTTDVDDPLLERAARDGVDWRDLAAQQIELFRSDLTALNIIAPEHYIGVVEAIEWIVPAVEELVAGGFAYRLDGGDVYFDLAAASAAERVPVTQGWWLGQISRLSEAQMLELSAERGGDPERPGKRHALDPMLWRAERAGEPSWPGASLGPGRPGWHIECTVIARKFLPAPFTVQGGGSDLVFPHHEMGAGHAWALDSTPLARRYAHTGMVGLDGEKMSKSKGNLVLVSALRAQGVDPMAIRLAMLANHYRTDWSWTEQLLAAAQTRLIAWRRALATAPVGSGTPLLAELRAALAADLDAPAALAAVDRWADSAAEPDAPKGDPAEAQLVADAIESLLGVVLR; encoded by the coding sequence GTGAAATCCTGGTCCACCCGGCCGCGACCCGAATTGCCCGGACGACTCGACGGACTGGCGCTGTTCGACACCGTCGAAGGGGCATTGCTGCCGCTGCCGACCGAAGGCGCGGCGAGCCTCTATGTTTGCGGCATCACTCCCTACGATGCGACCCATATGGGCCATGCGGCGACTTATCTGGCTTTCGACTTGTTGGGCCGGGCCTGGCGGGATGCCGGCGTCCAGGTGAGTTTCGTGCAGAACACCACTGACGTCGATGACCCGCTGTTGGAGCGGGCCGCGCGTGATGGCGTGGACTGGCGCGATCTGGCCGCGCAGCAAATCGAACTCTTCCGTAGCGATCTGACGGCCTTGAACATCATCGCGCCGGAGCATTACATCGGTGTGGTGGAAGCAATCGAATGGATCGTCCCGGCGGTGGAAGAACTGGTCGCCGGAGGCTTCGCCTACCGGCTCGACGGTGGGGACGTGTACTTTGACCTGGCCGCCGCGTCTGCTGCGGAACGGGTGCCGGTAACGCAGGGTTGGTGGCTGGGGCAGATCAGCAGGCTCTCCGAAGCCCAGATGCTCGAACTCTCCGCCGAACGCGGCGGGGACCCGGAGCGGCCCGGCAAACGCCATGCCTTGGATCCCATGCTGTGGCGCGCCGAGCGCGCCGGCGAACCGTCTTGGCCGGGAGCCTCGCTGGGCCCGGGACGGCCGGGTTGGCACATCGAATGCACGGTGATTGCCAGGAAATTCCTGCCGGCGCCGTTCACCGTGCAGGGCGGTGGATCGGATCTGGTCTTCCCGCACCACGAAATGGGCGCCGGCCATGCTTGGGCGCTGGACAGCACACCCTTGGCCCGGCGTTACGCGCACACCGGAATGGTGGGGCTGGACGGCGAGAAAATGAGCAAGTCGAAGGGCAACCTGGTGTTGGTCTCCGCGTTGCGCGCACAAGGCGTCGATCCGATGGCGATCCGGCTCGCCATGCTGGCCAATCACTACCGGACGGATTGGTCTTGGACGGAACAATTGCTGGCGGCCGCCCAAACGCGGTTGATCGCCTGGCGGCGGGCCTTGGCCACCGCGCCGGTGGGTTCCGGCACGCCGCTGCTCGCCGAATTGCGGGCTGCCCTGGCTGCGGATTTGGATGCGCCCGCGGCGTTGGCCGCCGTCGACCGCTGGGCCGATTCGGCTGCTGAACCGGACGCGCCCAAGGGCGATCCGGCGGAAGCGCAACTGGTCGCCGATGCGATCGAGTCGTTGCTCGGCGTCGTGCTTCGCTGA
- the map gene encoding type I methionyl aminopeptidase, with the protein MIEILNPLELARAKVTGALVADILQSVKNRSTVGTNLLEIDGWVQTMIAEAGAQSCYVDYAPAFGRGPFGHYICTSVNDAVLHGLPHDYQLADGDLLTLDLAVLKGGIAADSAISFLVGDSRPAGSLELIDATERALAAGIAVAGPGAYTGDISYAIGSVLSEAGYQINTEFGGHGIGSTMHQDPHISNSGRPGRGFKLRPGLLLALEPWIMADTATLVTDPDGWTLRSATGCRTAHREHTIAITDDGAEILTLPTSV; encoded by the coding sequence ATGATTGAAATCCTGAACCCCCTCGAGCTGGCCCGGGCAAAGGTGACCGGCGCGTTGGTCGCGGATATCCTGCAGAGCGTGAAAAATCGCAGCACCGTCGGTACGAACTTGCTCGAGATCGACGGCTGGGTGCAGACGATGATCGCCGAGGCCGGAGCGCAGTCCTGTTACGTCGACTATGCGCCGGCTTTCGGGCGTGGTCCGTTCGGACACTACATCTGCACGTCGGTCAACGACGCGGTGCTGCATGGACTGCCACACGACTACCAGTTGGCCGACGGCGACCTGCTGACTCTCGACCTGGCCGTGCTCAAGGGCGGAATCGCCGCGGATTCGGCGATAAGTTTCCTGGTGGGCGATTCGCGGCCGGCCGGGAGCCTCGAGCTGATCGATGCGACGGAACGCGCACTGGCCGCCGGGATCGCGGTCGCCGGCCCCGGTGCCTACACCGGCGACATCTCCTACGCGATCGGTTCGGTGCTCAGCGAAGCCGGCTATCAGATCAACACCGAATTCGGTGGGCATGGCATCGGATCGACGATGCATCAGGATCCGCATATTTCGAACTCCGGCCGGCCCGGCCGCGGATTCAAGCTGCGTCCGGGATTGCTCCTGGCGCTCGAGCCGTGGATCATGGCCGATACCGCGACCTTGGTCACCGACCCCGACGGTTGGACGCTCCGCAGTGCAACCGGCTGCCGCACAGCGCACCGCGAGCACACCATTGCGATTACCGACGATGGAGCTGAGATCCTCACTCTGCCGACCTCGGTCTGA
- a CDS encoding site-2 protease family protein encodes MSGQEPQAELRVRREGIPLGRIAGVPIILAYSWFLIAAFTVLVFGPQVSELFPSLGIGAYGVALVYALLLLFSVLVHELAHALAARVYHWPTQKIVLNLWGGHTQFENFTATPWRSLVVALSGPLANFVLAGIAYLVLMNVSAPINITARVIILLLNIFVWANFLIGIFNVLPGLPLDGGRLVESIVWRVTGSQEKGTVAAGWAGRVVVVLLLVGVLGVPLLTRQPLNIQTALFSLFIAGFLWVGASQAISGARMRLRLPEISAGKLSGPAIGMSDEVSVSQVLNTVSANPSVSVVLCGRDGRPAYLVDPLVLATVPLTAAASTPATAVSHALPEGGYVPESASGQELVQYLAQLSGSEYAVIDPRGQVTGLLRQRVVVAAITGKSLPDA; translated from the coding sequence GTGAGCGGTCAAGAGCCACAGGCTGAATTGCGGGTACGGCGGGAAGGGATTCCGCTGGGCCGGATCGCCGGAGTCCCGATCATCCTCGCCTATTCCTGGTTTCTGATCGCGGCCTTCACCGTGCTGGTCTTCGGTCCACAGGTGAGCGAGCTTTTCCCGAGTCTGGGCATCGGCGCGTACGGTGTGGCCTTGGTATATGCCTTGTTGTTGCTGTTCTCGGTCCTGGTGCACGAACTGGCCCATGCCTTGGCAGCCCGGGTCTACCACTGGCCGACGCAGAAGATCGTGCTCAACCTCTGGGGCGGGCATACCCAATTCGAAAACTTCACCGCGACGCCGTGGCGTTCCCTGGTCGTCGCGCTCAGCGGGCCGTTGGCCAACTTCGTGCTCGCTGGGATCGCTTACCTGGTGCTGATGAATGTCTCAGCTCCGATCAACATCACGGCCCGCGTGATCATCCTGCTGCTGAACATCTTCGTGTGGGCGAACTTCCTGATTGGCATCTTCAACGTGCTCCCGGGCTTGCCGCTCGACGGCGGACGCCTCGTCGAGTCGATCGTCTGGCGGGTCACCGGAAGCCAGGAGAAAGGCACTGTCGCGGCCGGTTGGGCGGGCCGGGTGGTCGTGGTCCTCCTGCTGGTCGGCGTGCTCGGCGTGCCGTTGCTGACCCGCCAGCCGCTGAACATCCAGACTGCGCTGTTCAGCCTGTTCATCGCCGGATTCCTCTGGGTCGGGGCGAGCCAGGCGATCAGCGGCGCCCGGATGCGTTTGCGTCTGCCGGAGATCAGTGCCGGCAAGCTCAGTGGGCCGGCGATCGGGATGTCCGACGAGGTGTCGGTGTCCCAAGTGCTCAATACCGTCTCGGCCAACCCGAGCGTCAGTGTGGTGCTGTGCGGACGGGACGGCCGCCCGGCCTACCTCGTGGATCCGCTGGTCTTGGCCACGGTGCCGCTGACCGCAGCTGCGTCCACGCCCGCCACTGCGGTTTCGCATGCTTTGCCGGAGGGCGGGTATGTCCCGGAGTCGGCTTCCGGCCAGGAACTCGTGCAGTACCTGGCCCAGCTTTCCGGGAGCGAATACGCGGTGATCGATCCGCGTGGACAAGTCACCGGATTGTTGCGCCAACGCGTGGTGGTAGCCGCGATCACCGGGAAATCTCTCCCTGACGCTTGA
- a CDS encoding HAD family hydrolase, with protein MHSSLSNSSVPGADGTAAAQGSPAEQPVSESWLKAVLWDMDGTLVDTEPHWIDAERALVEEFGGTWQHSQAIELVGQSLWHSAGILQQAGVALGKREIIDELTRRVIGRIRLELPWRPGARELLADLRNAGVRCALVTMSEGPLAAEILAALPDRSFEFMVTGDQVEHGKPHPEPYLRAIEQLRETDPELAAAHCLALEDSVPGVTSALAAGLLTVGIPHTVPLPDDPARVTWDTLAGTTAADLMALKATAQT; from the coding sequence ATGCATTCTTCTCTCAGCAATTCCTCCGTGCCCGGGGCCGACGGAACCGCGGCCGCGCAGGGTTCCCCTGCTGAGCAACCGGTGTCCGAGAGCTGGTTGAAAGCGGTGCTTTGGGATATGGACGGGACCCTCGTGGACACCGAACCGCACTGGATCGACGCCGAGCGGGCGCTGGTCGAGGAATTCGGTGGAACGTGGCAGCACAGCCAGGCGATCGAGCTGGTCGGCCAGTCCTTGTGGCACTCCGCCGGGATCCTGCAGCAGGCTGGCGTCGCGCTGGGCAAGCGGGAAATCATCGACGAACTCACCCGGCGCGTGATCGGACGGATCCGGCTGGAACTGCCTTGGCGCCCCGGAGCCCGGGAGCTGCTCGCCGATCTGCGCAATGCCGGAGTCCGTTGCGCCCTGGTGACCATGAGCGAAGGCCCGCTGGCCGCTGAAATCCTCGCCGCCTTGCCGGACCGCAGCTTTGAATTCATGGTGACCGGAGATCAGGTGGAGCACGGAAAGCCGCATCCGGAGCCTTATTTGCGGGCCATCGAACAGCTCCGGGAAACCGACCCGGAGCTGGCTGCGGCGCACTGCCTGGCGCTGGAAGACTCGGTGCCCGGAGTGACTTCGGCCTTGGCTGCCGGGCTGCTGACCGTGGGCATTCCGCACACCGTGCCGCTTCCGGACGATCCGGCCCGGGTCACCTGGGACACGTTGGCCGGCACCACCGCGGCCGATCTGATGGCGTTGAAGGCGACGGCCCAGACGTGA
- a CDS encoding PAC2 family protein, with product MNRFDDAAEAGKLLPPVPEGERITVMLAAFEGWNDAGDAASDALKYLSKLWGAQKVARIEADEYYDFQFTRPVIRRNAAGNRKVKWPTTRLSRAALPDHPVDLVFVHGIEPSYKWRAYTAELLQHADELGADCLILVGALLADVPHSRPIPVTSSSDDSAFRERLNLEAPQYEGPIGIVGVLAEAAEQRDLPVLSLWAAVPHYVAQSPSPKAQLALLHRIEELLQVPFETADIAEEADAWERGVNELATEDPEIAAYVHQLEEAKDTADLPEATGESIAREFERYLRRRGKEKP from the coding sequence GTGAACAGATTCGATGACGCTGCTGAAGCCGGCAAGCTGCTGCCTCCGGTCCCCGAAGGGGAACGGATCACCGTCATGCTTGCCGCATTCGAAGGTTGGAATGACGCCGGTGATGCCGCCAGCGATGCGCTCAAATATCTCAGCAAATTGTGGGGCGCGCAGAAGGTCGCCCGGATCGAAGCGGATGAGTATTACGACTTCCAATTCACCCGCCCGGTGATCAGGCGAAATGCGGCCGGGAACCGGAAGGTCAAATGGCCCACCACCAGGCTGAGCCGCGCGGCTTTGCCGGACCATCCGGTGGATCTGGTCTTCGTGCACGGCATCGAGCCGTCGTACAAGTGGCGGGCTTACACCGCGGAGCTGCTCCAGCATGCCGATGAGCTGGGCGCGGATTGCTTGATCCTGGTCGGCGCGCTGTTGGCGGACGTCCCGCACAGCCGGCCGATCCCGGTGACCTCCTCGAGCGATGACAGCGCGTTCCGGGAGCGGCTCAATCTCGAGGCGCCACAATACGAGGGGCCGATCGGCATTGTCGGCGTCCTGGCCGAGGCGGCGGAGCAACGGGACCTGCCGGTGCTTTCGCTCTGGGCCGCGGTGCCGCACTACGTGGCCCAGTCCCCTTCGCCGAAGGCCCAGTTGGCGCTGCTGCACCGGATCGAAGAACTGCTCCAAGTGCCCTTTGAAACCGCCGACATCGCGGAAGAAGCCGACGCCTGGGAACGCGGGGTGAACGAATTGGCCACCGAAGATCCGGAGATCGCCGCGTATGTGCATCAGCTGGAGGAGGCCAAGGACACCGCAGATCTGCCGGAAGCCACCGGAGAATCGATTGCCCGGGAGTTCGAGCGCTACCTGCGGCGGCGCGGAAAAGAAAAACCCTGA
- a CDS encoding helix-turn-helix domain-containing protein — MVRLPLTAEEVARGQRLGAVLRRARGERSMLETALDAGVSPETLRKIESGRVATPAFSTIAAITEVLGLSLDSVWASIRRSDEANDSDAGTRLAS; from the coding sequence ATGGTCAGATTACCGCTCACTGCCGAAGAAGTAGCCCGAGGACAGCGCCTGGGCGCCGTCCTGCGCCGGGCCCGGGGCGAACGGTCGATGCTCGAAACCGCGCTCGACGCCGGTGTCTCGCCGGAAACGCTCCGGAAGATCGAATCCGGGCGGGTGGCCACTCCGGCCTTTTCAACCATCGCGGCCATCACCGAGGTGTTGGGGCTTTCGCTGGACTCGGTGTGGGCTAGCATCCGCCGGTCCGACGAAGCCAATGATTCCGACGCCGGAACCCGGCTGGCTTCCTGA